Sequence from the Arthrobacter pigmenti genome:
GGGCACTGGTCTGAGCCCGGATGACGTCACGCCGGAACAGACCGAACCATTCCTGACGCGCCCGCTGCCCGGAATCATGGAGGCCGTACGCCGCGCGGGCTCCTCGGTGACGCCCATGGCAGCGCTCAGCCGCGGACACGCCGGCGCAGCCGGCACCACCTTCATCATCAACCTACCCGGATCACCTGGCGGCGTTCGGGACGGACTGGCAGTCCTTGAGCCCATTCTTGACCACATCTGCGCCCAACTGGAGGGAAACCATGAGCACTAGTACCGTCCTGCACTCGGGTGTATCGGAGGAACCGCTCGATCTCAACCATGCGCTCGCCGTCGTCGGGTCCGCGGATTGCGGCGCCGTGGTGGGGTTCGGGGGAGTGGTGAGAAATCACGACGGCGGGCGGGAGGTGGACCGGCTGGGGTACAGCGCGCACCCGTCGGCCGGCCGGGTGATCTCGGACATCGCCGGGGAGATCGCCCAGAAGTATGACGGCATCCGGATCTGGGTGGCGCACCGTACCGGCCCACTTCGAATCGGAGACCCCGCGCTTATCGCTGCCGTCGCTTCCGGACACCGCGGCGAGGCCTTCGCGGCGTGCACCGAGCTCGTGGACACGGTCAAAGCGAGGGCGCCGATCTGGAAGGAGCAATTCTTCACGGACGGCACGGTGGAGTGGGTGGGCGTCGACGGCTGAGAATGCAACTGCCTGAACCGATAGCCTTGAGTACATGACACAACTGACGCCGGTGGCTGTCCTTGGCGCGTCCGGCCGCATGGGTTCCGAGGCCGTGAAGGCCATCAGGAACTCTCCGGACCTCACCTTGGTGGCCGCCCTCGGACGCCAGGACCCCCTGGAAGAGCTGATAGCCGCCGGCGCCCAGGTGGTGGTGGACCTCACCGTTCCGGAAAGCACTGAGCGAAACGTCGCCTTCGCCGTAGAGCATGGGCTTCACGCCGTCGTAGGAACCACAGGCTGGGATGAAAAGCGCGTAGCGGGCCTTCGGACCCTACTGGGCGCCAATCCCGGTGTCGGGGTGCTGATCGCGCCAAACTTCGCGCTCGGTTCAGTGCTCGCCACAGCTTTCGCCGCCCGTGCCGCCCGCTATTTCGAGTCGGTCGAGCTGATCGAACTGCACCACCCCGACAAGGTGGACGCACCATCCGGCACAGCCGAACGTACCGCAGCCCTCATCGCTGAGGCCCGCCGGGATGCCCGGATGCCCGGCAGCCCGGACGCGACGCAATCCGCACGGGACGGAGCCAGGGGCTGCGACGTCGACGGCATACGCGTGCATTCGGTCCGCCTGCGCGGCCTGGTGGCGCACCAGGAGGTCCTGTTCGGAGGGGTTGGAGAGCAACTGACCATACGGCACGATTCCTTCCACCGGGAATCCTTCATGCCAGGGGTGCTGCTCGGCATTCGCCAGGTCGGTTCGCACCCGGGCCTAACCGTTGGGCTCGACGGCTATCTCGACCTGCAGGCGTGAGGCAGTTCGTGCTCTTCTTGAAGAAACATCGCGTCAAAATAGGGGTGGCGTTCGTCACCCTCCTGCTCGTGTTCTGGTTGATCGTCGCACTTCAACGCAGCGTCATTCTCCTCACTGACCCGGATCCGGTGGCGAAGGCGCTCGGCGCCGCGTATCTGCTGCTTCCACTGATCGGGGCATGGGCGCTGGTTCGCGAGCTGGCCTTTGGAGCCCAAACGGAGGCCATGGCACGCGCGCTTGACGCTGAAGGTGGGCTCCCCGTCGACGACCTGCCGCGCACGCCCGCCGGCCGGATTGTTCGTGAGGCAGCCGACGCGCAGTTCCCGGACTACCAGGCAGCGGTCGAAGCGAAACCTGAGGACTGGCGTGTGTGGTTCCGCCTCTCCTGCGCGTACGACGCCGCCGGAGACCGCTCCCGCGCCCGCCGCACTATGCGCCACGCGGCCAAACTGCACCGAGGTAGACAGTAAACTCACCTAGCGTTTTCGGGCAGAGCCGGGAGACCGGGCAACGTCGCTCGCTCCCGCGACGATGAACTCAAGCGGTCCCCGTGCACGGAGTTTCCGCAGGACCAGTCCAAGGGCGATGAAAGCGGCGGCCTGTGCCCAGTACACGGGTGCCGGGTCAAGGGCGGGCTGCTGCTGGTCCACAATGCTCATGATCCAGATGTGCAGTGAGTACAGGGTGAGTGTCATCGCCCCGGGTGCTGAAAGCGGCAGCAGCAGCCAGTCAAGACGGCGCGTCACCAGCAGGCACAGCCCGACGACGGCCGCTGCCGTGCCAGCGGTGTGGGCAAGATCCAGCGGCGTGCCGGAATGCGGAGCGCTGACCGCCAGCCACCACCAGGTGCCGCTCTGGTCTATGCCGGTAAGGCTGACATTGAGCATGGCTTCGATGTCGTACCTGCGGCCGTCCGGTGTCTGGAGCAGGACAGCGAGACCGCCGACCGGACCGAGCAGGAACGCACTCGTGATCTTCGCTGCGATCGCCAGTCCGATCCCGCCCGCAATGAGGCCGACCTGGATACGGAATGCGCGGAGGTCCAGGCGGCCGATAACCATCCCGAGGAG
This genomic interval carries:
- a CDS encoding molybdenum cofactor biosynthesis protein MoaE, giving the protein MSTSTVLHSGVSEEPLDLNHALAVVGSADCGAVVGFGGVVRNHDGGREVDRLGYSAHPSAGRVISDIAGEIAQKYDGIRIWVAHRTGPLRIGDPALIAAVASGHRGEAFAACTELVDTVKARAPIWKEQFFTDGTVEWVGVDG
- a CDS encoding MogA/MoaB family molybdenum cofactor biosynthesis protein produces the protein MNPQRTAAIVIASTRAAAGVYEDECAPLIQQWLADRGFPVQRALVVPDGDAVGEAIARCLEGNPSVLLTSGGTGLSPDDVTPEQTEPFLTRPLPGIMEAVRRAGSSVTPMAALSRGHAGAAGTTFIINLPGSPGGVRDGLAVLEPILDHICAQLEGNHEH
- a CDS encoding heparan-alpha-glucosaminide N-acetyltransferase domain-containing protein, yielding MAITQTSGRLSGIDAARGIALFGMMSTHVFPLYVEGTSAASWIGASFSGRSSALFAVVAGIGLALLTGGSRPHQDSALTRDRRGIAARAVVIAMVGLMLGGLETNIAVILFHYGVLFLLALPFVSIPLRRLVWWAAGWTLLSPVAAFWLRPWLQDNISPPDVDGNPALEHFGEPVTLLADVLVTGYYPALQWLSYLLLGMVIGRLDLRAFRIQVGLIAGGIGLAIAAKITSAFLLGPVGGLAVLLQTPDGRRYDIEAMLNVSLTGIDQSGTWWWLAVSAPHSGTPLDLAHTAGTAAAVVGLCLLVTRRLDWLLLPLSAPGAMTLTLYSLHIWIMSIVDQQQPALDPAPVYWAQAAAFIALGLVLRKLRARGPLEFIVAGASDVARSPGSARKR
- the dapB gene encoding 4-hydroxy-tetrahydrodipicolinate reductase; this encodes MTQLTPVAVLGASGRMGSEAVKAIRNSPDLTLVAALGRQDPLEELIAAGAQVVVDLTVPESTERNVAFAVEHGLHAVVGTTGWDEKRVAGLRTLLGANPGVGVLIAPNFALGSVLATAFAARAARYFESVELIELHHPDKVDAPSGTAERTAALIAEARRDARMPGSPDATQSARDGARGCDVDGIRVHSVRLRGLVAHQEVLFGGVGEQLTIRHDSFHRESFMPGVLLGIRQVGSHPGLTVGLDGYLDLQA